Below is a window of Leisingera sp. S132 DNA.
TCGGGGCGGGAGACGATCTCCATCAGGCAGACGCCGGTGCGGTTCAGGTCGACAAAGGACATGTTGGGGTCCATGTCGTGGATCGACTTGCCCGCGTCCTGTTCCATATGGATCCGCTCAACCCGCACGTTGCGCGCGGTGCCATCACCCAGTTCCACCAGCACTTCGCCTTCGCCCACAATCGGGTGGTAGAGCTGGGAAATCTGGTAGCCCTGCGGCAGGTCGGGGTAGAAATAGTTCTTGCGGTCAAAGGCGGACCACAGGTTGATACCGGCCTTCAGGCCCAGGCCGGTGCGCACCGCCTGTTCGACGCAGTATTCGTTGATCACCGGCAGCATGCCGGGCATCGCCGCGTCCACAAAGGCCACGTTGGAGTTCGGCTCGGCGCCGAACTTGGTGGAAGCGCCGGAGAACAGCTTGGCATTGGAGCTGACCTGGGCATGCACCTCCATGCCGATGACCAGTTCCCAGTCATGCTTGGCGCCCGCGATCACCTTGGGCTTGGGGAGTTCATATGTCAGGTCGAGCATGGTTTTCCGCCGTATCCGAATGTCCAATGTTGGCAAGCGTTCTAGGCCCGCTGGCGGGCAGGGGCAAGGGGGCAATGGCAGCGCCGGATTGCCAGGGCGGCATTTGCCCTCTTGGCGGGGTCAGGGCGGGCGGCTAGAACTGGCAGCCCGAGCAGAACTTCAGGAGGCCGCCTTGGACACATCCGCCCGCATCAGCCAGACCATTGCCACGGAAATCGGCGCCGCCGCCAAGCAGGTGAGCGCGGCGGTTGCGCTGCTGGACGAGGGCGCCACGGTGCCTTTCGTCGCGCGCTACCGCAAGGAGGCGACCGGCGGGCTGGATGACACCCAGCTGCGCACTCTGGCGGAACGGCTGGCGTATTTGCGGGAACTGGAAGCACGCCGCGCCGCCATCCTCGAGTCGATCAAGGGGCAGGACAAGCTGACTGATGATCTGGCGGCCTCGATCGCCAAGGCAGAGACCAAGGCGCAACTGGAGGACATCTATCTGCCCTACAAGCCCAAGCGGCGCACCAAGGCGATGATCGCCAAGGAAAACGGGCTGGAGCCGCTTGCGGATGCCATTCTCGAAAACCGCAGTTCGGATCCGGAGAAGCTTGCGGAAGGCTATGTCACTGAGGCGGTCGCCACGGTGAAGGACGCACTGAACGGCGCGCGCGATATCCTGACCGAGCGGCTCACTGAAAACGCCGCCCTGCTGGGCCGGCTGCGGGAATACTTGCAGCGCGAGGCAGTGCTCACAGCCAAGGTCATTGAGGGAAAGGAGCAGGAGGGCGCCAAGTTCTCCGACTATTTTGCGCATTCAGAGCGCTGGGCTGATGTGCCCTCGCACCGGGCGCTGGCGATGCTGCGCGGCTCCAATGAGAGCGTGCTGACGCTGGACGTCGGGCCGGAACCAGAAGAAGGCGTGGCACGGGCCGAGGCGATGGTCGCGGCGGAACTGGGTGCAGGCGGCAACGGGCCGGGTGACAAGTGGCTGCGCAAGGTCGCGGGCTGGACCTGGCGGGTGAAGCTGAGCCTCTCGATGATGCTGGAACTGATGGGTGATCTGCGCGGCCGGGCGCAGGAGGACGCCATCCAGGTTTTTGCCCGCAATCTGAAGGACCTGCTGTTTGCAGCTCCGGCCGGTGCGCGGCCGACCCTCGGGCTGGACCCGGGCATCCGCACCGGCGTCAAGGCGGCAGTGGTTGATGCAACCGGGAAACTGGTGGCCACAAAGACGTTGTACCCGTTCCAGCCGAAGAACGATCTGCGCGGGGCGCAGGTGTCGATTGTGAAGCTGATTGCCGAACACGGCGTGGAGCTGATCGCCATCGGCAACGGCACCGCCAGCCGGGAGACCGAGCGGATGGTGGCCGAGGTGCTGAAACACCTGCCTGCCAAGATCAAGGCGCCGACCAAAGTTGTGGTGAGCGAGGCCGGAGCCTCGGTCTATTCTGCGTCCGAACTGGCGGCGCGGGAGTTCCCGGATCTGGATGTCTCCTTGCGCGGTGCGGTCTCGATTGCCCGCCGCCTGCAGGATCCGCTGGCGGAACTGGTGAAGATCGAGCCCAAGAGCATCGGCGTTGGCCAGTACCAGCACGATGTGGACCAGCACAAACTCTCGAAATCGCTGGAGGCGGTTATTGAGGATGTGGTGAACGCGGTGGGGGTGGATCTCAACATGGCATCGGCGCCGCTGCTGAGCCATGTCTCGGGGCTTGGCCCTGGCCTGGCGGAGGCGATTGTGGCGCATCGTGACATGAACGGCGCGTTCAACTCGCGCAAGGAACTGCTGAAGGTGGCGCGGCTTGGCCCCAAGGCGTTTGAGCAATGCGCAGGTTTTTTGCGCATCCGCGACGGCAAGGAGCCGCTGGATGCGTCCTCAGTTCACCCCGAAAGCTATGATGTGGCGCGCAAAATCGTGGCTGCCTGCGGCCGCGATATCCGCCAGATCATGGGTGATGGCGGAGCGCTGAAAGGCTTGCGGGCAGAGGATTTTGTGGGCGGGGACGTCGGCCTGCCCACCGTGCGCGACATTTTTCAGGAACTGGAAAAACCGGGCCGCGACCCGCGTCCCTCGTTCGTGACGGCGTCCTTCAAGGACGGGGTGGAGGAGATCACCGACCTGAAGCCCGGCATGGTGCTGGAAGGCACGGTGACCAATGTCGCGGCCTTTGGCGCGTTCGTCGATATCGGCGTGCATCAGGACGGGCTGGTGCATGTGAGTCAGCTGGCCGACCGGTTCGTGAAGGACCCGCATGAGGTGGTGAAGACCGGTCAGGTGGTCAAGGTGACCGTCACCGAGGTGGACGTGCAGCGCAAGCGGATCGGGCTGACCATGAAGAAGGATGGTGGCGCTTCGGCCAAGGAAGAGCGCAATGCACGCGGACCAGCCAAGGGCGCCGGACCGCGGCGCGGCGGCAAGCCGGGCGGGGCCCAGGGCGGCAAAGGCAGGATGTCTGCCGGGCCCAAGGGCGTGCAGGCGTCCGGGCAGAGCTCAGGCCAAAATACTGGTGCGCTGGGCGCGGCCCTGATGGATGCCTTCAAGAAAAAATGACGAAACGGGGCTGCGGTCCCGTTTTTCATTTCAGTCAGGCCTGATGCTTTTCAACCAGGACTGTCACACGGCGCTGAGGTGCAGCCCGTGTTTGGTGAAAGAGACTTTTTGTCCGCCTTCGATTTCCTCGCGGAACTGGTTGGCGAGGGCTTGCAGCGCGCCGGCATGCCCGCGGGCGGCGAAGCGGCTGACGGAGCGGATCAGAGCGCTGTTGTCGAAGCCTTCCTCGGCGTGAGCCCAGACCAGCGGGTGAAGCTCTGTCAGGTGATCGCGGATAAGCCAGTCGGCAGCCCCTGCAATCCTCAGCCGCGGCACGTCGGCCTGCAGGTCCCGTCCCATGTCCTTGGGCAGCGCAACGGTGCAGTAGGCGGCCAGAAGATTGATCATTTCCTGCGAGGCGTCGGCTTGGACGATGTCGCGCAGCCCGTCCAGGAAAAAACGCGTGTCGACACGGGCGCAGGCCTGTGTGTCGATGGTGATGGCGTCGAAGTACACCCAGGTGTAGCCACCGGCCCCCCAAGTGGCTTCGGTGCGGGCAGCGGTGCGGCGCGCCTCCAGTTCCAGTGCGGCATAGGAACCGGCGCTGCGCGGCAGCATATGGGTGCCAAGCGCCCGCATGTGGCGGTGATTGGCAGGCGTCAGGTCAATCAGCGCACTGTAAGTGTCCGCCACCTGCAAGGTGCCGGTGCTTCGGCCAGCAAAGAGCGCGCATTGCGCGGCGAGCAGGAACGGGCTGTTCCGGCTGTCCTCTGAAATTGGTTCCAGCAGTGCGGCAGCACGGTCGAAATGGGCCGCGCAGCGGCGCTGGCTGGTTGCTGGCGTGTCCTGGCCATCGGCTCCGCGCCATGCCCAGCCGATGTCGATGTGGGCAAGCGCAACCAGGGCCGTCAGATAGGGATCGTGCCGGTTCTCCGCGCGCAGCGCCTCAAAGGCCATCAGGCCGCGGATCAGCGCGCGGCTTCGGGCGTCGTGATCTTCGGCCAGCGCGTGTTCCGTGGCGGTCACCACATCGGCGCGGGCGCCAAACGCAAGGAGTTCGGCCAACGGCATCCCGCAGCGGGTGGCGGCGCGGGTTTCGTCGGCAGTGCGGATCTGCCGGGACAGGTCGTCCCAGCGTTCCTGCCGGGCCAGAAACTGGCCGCGGTCCTGGGCCTCAGTCCCTTCAGGGGCGTCCTGCGCGCTCTGAACCGCGATGGACAGGCTGTCTTCCGGCCGCTTGAAAATGGGCTGTTCCGCCGGGGCTGGCGCCTGGCGTGCCGCAGGCCGGGACCGGCTGGAAACCAGGCCTGAAATCCGGGAGAAAAGATCCAGTGCCTGTCGAGACTGTGTGAGCATTTGAGCTTCCTGATGAGTGGCAGCTTATCGTTGCTGCCAGTGTCGTCAGGCAATGGGGCGCAAAGATGGCGGCACTGAGGAAGTTAACGTTCCTGGGCGGTTAATTGCGCGGGGCTGTTTAAAATCCGAGCGGATTTTCGCGCAGGGTGTGCAGCTGGTCTTCAGAACGCAGTGAAATGGTGCCGCTCCGTGCGGATGCCACGCTTTTGAAACTCCGCATCTGTTTCCTCATGCGGCGGGGTGGCCTCTTGCGGCAGGCGGATGCGTTTGCCGTTCTCCAGGATCAGCGTGGCACGCACCGAAAAATCCCAGCGGGTATCAAACCGCACCAAGGCGATCTCCGCCAGGTCTGCCTTGCCGGTCAGCTTACCGGTGAACCATTCGATATGGCCGTCAGAAATTTTCATTCCAGACAACGGGTTGCGGATCAGGTCTGTAAGAGCGGGCAGGACGGGCAGGGCCAGCAGGATCACCAGCCACAGGGCTGCATCCAGCACCAGCCAGAGAACCAGCACCGCGGCCAGCCAGCCGCCTGTTGCCAGAAGGGCCGCCCGGGAGCGGCCCCGGCGGGAGAAGCTGTAGTCCTCTGCCGGGGCTGATGTGACAGGCGTATCAGGCATTCAGGATCCGGGTCACCATTTCATTGGTGTCACGGCTGAGGCCCTCTGTTCCGGCAATCCGGCTCAGCTGGGCGCGGATCAGCGACTGGCGGCCCGCGTCATAGCGCTTCCAGGTCTGGAAGGCGGCGCACATGCGGGCGGTGGTCTGCGGGTTCAGCTTGTCCAGCGCGATCAGGTTTTCGGCCAGCAGCTGATACCCCTCGCCGCTGGCATGGTGGAAGCCCGCGTGGTTGCCTGCCAGCGCCCCCATCACCGCACGGAAGCGGTTGGGGTTCTTGATGTCAAACAGAGGGTGTTTGGTGAGTGCGGCGGCGGTTGCAGCCGTCTTCTCCGGCGCGGCGCAGGCGATCTGCAGCGCAAACCACTTGTCCATCACCAGCCGGTCGTCCTGCCATTGATCAAAGAACGCCTGGCTTTGCGCCGCGCCGTTCTCTGCCTTCATCAGGGCGGCCAGCGCGGCATACTGCTGGGTCATGTTGTCTGCGTCGGCATACTGGCGCGCGGCCTGTTCGCCACCGTCGAGCCGGGTCAGCAGCGACAGGATACGCCCGTTGAGGGCGCGTTTGCCTGCGCTTTCGGCATCGGGAGAGTAGGGGCCATCAACCGTGGTCGCCGCATAGAGCCGGGGCAGGCTGGTTTCCAATTGCTGCGCCAGCGTCTGGGCAAAGGTCTCCGCCGCGTCGTAGATTTTCTGCGGGTCAGGGGTATAGCCGCGCTCATGCAGAGTTTGGGCAATGTCGGCCTGGCTGGGCGGCGACAGTACCAGGGCCCGGAAGGCCGGATCCTGTTCGTCGTCGCGCACCAGTTTTTCCAGCGCATCCAGATAGGCAGCATCCGGCGCCGCCCCGTCCAGCACCATGGCAACCCGCGTTTCCTTGGCCAGCGCATTGCCGGCTTCCCAGCGGTTGAACGGGTCAGTGTCGTGGGCCAGCAAAAAGGCGCGTTCGTCGTTGGTTGTCTCGCGCTCCAGAATCACCGGGGCGGAAAACTCTCGCAGGATGGAAGGCACCGGCTTGGAGGCGAGGCCGTCGAAGGTGAAGCTCTGCTTGGCCTCAGACAGTTCCAGCACCTCAGTTGCGCGCACCTCGTCACCGTTGGGCGATAGCAAGCCAACCGCCACCGGAATGACCCGCGGTGCCTTGTCGGGTTGGCCCGGCGTCGGCGGCGTCGATTGTTCAAACGTCAGGGTATAGGTGCCGTCGGTATAATCCTCGGAAACCTTCACCCGCGGGGTGCCCGCCTGGCTGTACCACAGCTTGAACTGGCTGAGGTCGCGGCCTGTCGCATCCTCGAACACTTTCAGCCAGTCCTCAATGGTGCAGGCCTGGCCGTCGTGGCGCTCGAAATAGAGCTTCAGTGCCTTGTAATAGTTTTCATCGCCCACCAGCCGCTTCAGCATCCCGATCACCTCGGCGCCCTTTTCGTAGACAGTGGCGGTGTAGAAGTTGTTGATTTCCTGGAAGGCTTCGGGGCGTGGCGGATGGGCCAGCGGGCCGTTGTCCTCCGGGAACTGGCGGGCGCGGAGCGTAATCACGTCGTCGATCCGCTTCACCGGCTCAGAGCGCATGTCTGCGGTGAACTGCGCGTCGCGGAAAACGGTCAGGCCTTCCTTCAGGCAGAGCTGGAACCAGTCGCGGCAGGTGATCCGGTTCCCGGTCCAGTTGTGAAAATACTCATGCGCGATGATCGCCTCGATACGTTCGAAATTGGCATCTGTTGAGGTTTCAGGCGAGGCCAGAACGCAAGATGAGTTGAAAATGTTCAAGCCTTTGTTTTCCATCGCGCCCATGTTGAAGTCGTCCACGGCGACGATGTTGAACAGCTCCAGGTCGTATTCCAGGCCGTAGACGTCCTCGTCCCACTTCATCGACTTCTTCAGCGCCTCCATGCCAAAGGCGCATTTACCCTCATCCCCCGGGCGGACCCAGATGTTCAGCTCCACATCCTTGCCGGAGCGCGTGGTGAAACTGCCGGGATGGTTCACCAGATCGCCTGCCACCAGCGCAAACAGATAAGCCGGTTTCGGCCAGGGATCGTGCCATTCGGCCCAGCCTTCGCCCGCGCCCATGGGGTTGCCGTTGGACAGCATCACCGGCTCGTCGCCCTCAATGCGCACGGTGAAGGTGGACATCACGTCGGGGCGGTCCGGGTAATAGGTGATCTTGCGGAAACCCTCGGCCTCGCACTGGGTGCAATACATGCGGTTGGACATGTAGAGCCCCTCCAGCGCGGTATTGCCGGCCGGGTTGATCTCCACCTCGGCTTCCCAGGTGAAGGGGGCGCTGGGCACCTCGCATTTCAGGCCGCCTTCAACCAGTTTAGGTGTGACTGGCTGGCCGTCGATATGAGACGAGATCAGCTGCAAATCCTCGCCGTGCAGGAAGAAGGTCTTGTCTGCCGCGTCCGGTTTCGGGGCAAAGCGGATCTTGCTGAGAACCCGGGTGGTTTCCGGTGTCAGGCGGAATGTCAGGTGAACGCTTTCGACGTCAAATCCAAAGGGCGTGTAGTCTTTCAGGTAGAAG
It encodes the following:
- a CDS encoding Tex family protein, translated to MDTSARISQTIATEIGAAAKQVSAAVALLDEGATVPFVARYRKEATGGLDDTQLRTLAERLAYLRELEARRAAILESIKGQDKLTDDLAASIAKAETKAQLEDIYLPYKPKRRTKAMIAKENGLEPLADAILENRSSDPEKLAEGYVTEAVATVKDALNGARDILTERLTENAALLGRLREYLQREAVLTAKVIEGKEQEGAKFSDYFAHSERWADVPSHRALAMLRGSNESVLTLDVGPEPEEGVARAEAMVAAELGAGGNGPGDKWLRKVAGWTWRVKLSLSMMLELMGDLRGRAQEDAIQVFARNLKDLLFAAPAGARPTLGLDPGIRTGVKAAVVDATGKLVATKTLYPFQPKNDLRGAQVSIVKLIAEHGVELIAIGNGTASRETERMVAEVLKHLPAKIKAPTKVVVSEAGASVYSASELAAREFPDLDVSLRGAVSIARRLQDPLAELVKIEPKSIGVGQYQHDVDQHKLSKSLEAVIEDVVNAVGVDLNMASAPLLSHVSGLGPGLAEAIVAHRDMNGAFNSRKELLKVARLGPKAFEQCAGFLRIRDGKEPLDASSVHPESYDVARKIVAACGRDIRQIMGDGGALKGLRAEDFVGGDVGLPTVRDIFQELEKPGRDPRPSFVTASFKDGVEEITDLKPGMVLEGTVTNVAAFGAFVDIGVHQDGLVHVSQLADRFVKDPHEVVKTGQVVKVTVTEVDVQRKRIGLTMKKDGGASAKEERNARGPAKGAGPRRGGKPGGAQGGKGRMSAGPKGVQASGQSSGQNTGALGAALMDAFKKK
- the pepN gene encoding aminopeptidase N — translated: MKDASPATAPKTFYLKDYTPFGFDVESVHLTFRLTPETTRVLSKIRFAPKPDAADKTFFLHGEDLQLISSHIDGQPVTPKLVEGGLKCEVPSAPFTWEAEVEINPAGNTALEGLYMSNRMYCTQCEAEGFRKITYYPDRPDVMSTFTVRIEGDEPVMLSNGNPMGAGEGWAEWHDPWPKPAYLFALVAGDLVNHPGSFTTRSGKDVELNIWVRPGDEGKCAFGMEALKKSMKWDEDVYGLEYDLELFNIVAVDDFNMGAMENKGLNIFNSSCVLASPETSTDANFERIEAIIAHEYFHNWTGNRITCRDWFQLCLKEGLTVFRDAQFTADMRSEPVKRIDDVITLRARQFPEDNGPLAHPPRPEAFQEINNFYTATVYEKGAEVIGMLKRLVGDENYYKALKLYFERHDGQACTIEDWLKVFEDATGRDLSQFKLWYSQAGTPRVKVSEDYTDGTYTLTFEQSTPPTPGQPDKAPRVIPVAVGLLSPNGDEVRATEVLELSEAKQSFTFDGLASKPVPSILREFSAPVILERETTNDERAFLLAHDTDPFNRWEAGNALAKETRVAMVLDGAAPDAAYLDALEKLVRDDEQDPAFRALVLSPPSQADIAQTLHERGYTPDPQKIYDAAETFAQTLAQQLETSLPRLYAATTVDGPYSPDAESAGKRALNGRILSLLTRLDGGEQAARQYADADNMTQQYAALAALMKAENGAAQSQAFFDQWQDDRLVMDKWFALQIACAAPEKTAATAAALTKHPLFDIKNPNRFRAVMGALAGNHAGFHHASGEGYQLLAENLIALDKLNPQTTARMCAAFQTWKRYDAGRQSLIRAQLSRIAGTEGLSRDTNEMVTRILNA